A single region of the Desulfovibrio sp. genome encodes:
- a CDS encoding tripartite tricarboxylate transporter substrate binding protein, translated as MKFKAILPCLFLALSLILMAAHPAAAAYPDKPVSMIIAFTAGGSSDVQARIMQKYWDKYVKEPWVFVYKPGAGGIIGFTEIAKASPDGYTIGGLNIPHLVLQSLAQRASFNADSFEYIAQVVNDPQCIAVLKSSKFKSFKDIIDAAKASPNAIRVGLVGPLSGHHLMFLEFNKLFPDVKLSRVFYKGAADQNAALLGGEVDLIFGNINDVMRSIDEFTVLNVAAEKRNDFLPDVPTLREQNIDLVSDIRRIFAAPKGTPADKMAFLRETFKKICNDPGYLSDMKKAGQPAEYLDGAATAAYIRSVEEKDKALLSEAGLLK; from the coding sequence ATGAAGTTCAAAGCCATATTACCTTGCCTTTTCCTCGCCCTCTCCCTCATTTTAATGGCTGCCCATCCGGCTGCCGCCGCGTACCCAGACAAACCAGTCAGCATGATCATTGCTTTTACCGCAGGTGGCTCCAGTGACGTTCAAGCACGGATCATGCAAAAATACTGGGATAAATATGTCAAAGAACCCTGGGTGTTTGTGTATAAACCCGGCGCTGGCGGCATTATCGGCTTTACGGAAATAGCCAAGGCAAGCCCTGATGGCTACACCATTGGCGGCCTCAATATCCCGCATCTCGTGCTTCAATCCCTCGCGCAGCGTGCTTCATTCAATGCAGACAGCTTTGAATACATCGCCCAGGTGGTCAACGACCCCCAGTGCATAGCCGTGCTTAAGTCAAGTAAATTCAAGTCGTTCAAGGATATTATTGATGCCGCAAAGGCTTCTCCCAATGCAATCAGGGTTGGGCTTGTCGGTCCGCTGAGCGGACATCATCTGATGTTCCTGGAGTTCAACAAACTCTTCCCCGATGTGAAACTGAGCCGTGTTTTTTATAAAGGAGCCGCTGACCAGAACGCGGCCCTGCTTGGAGGCGAAGTTGACCTGATTTTTGGCAATATCAACGATGTCATGCGCTCCATTGACGAATTTACTGTACTCAATGTTGCGGCAGAAAAACGCAATGACTTTCTGCCCGATGTGCCGACCCTGCGTGAGCAAAACATAGACCTTGTTTCTGACATACGCCGCATTTTTGCCGCCCCCAAGGGCACTCCCGCAGACAAAATGGCATTTTTGCGGGAAACTTTTAAGAAAATCTGCAACGATCCCGGCTATCTGTCAGATATGAAAAAAGCCGGCCAACCTGCTGAGTACCTGGATGGAGCTGCCACAGCAGCCTACATCCGTTCTGTCGAGGAAAAAGACAAAGCTCTGCTCTCGGAAGCTGGCCTACTCAAATAG
- a CDS encoding UxaA family hydrolase translates to MQQTFMAYRRENGRVGIRNHVIILPLDDLSNAACEAVANNVKGTLALPHAYGRLQFGEDLDLHFRTLIGVGSNPNVAAVIVIGIEPQWTKRVVDGIAKTGKPVEGFAIEQHGDLETICSASRKAKEFMHFATELQRTECKVNELWVSTKCGESDTTSGIAANPTVGNAFDKLWEKGATTLFGETTEITGGEHLVMERCANDEVRAQFKAFFDRYAKVVDDHKTDDLSDSQPTKGNIEGGLTTIEEKALGNVQKIGRKAPVVGCLDKAEMPTGPGLWFMDSSSAAAEMVTLCAASGFVVHFFPTGQGNIIGNPILPVIKLSANPRTVRTMSEHIDVDVSGILRREINLDAAGDKLLEMMFRTCNGRNTSAEVLGHREFIMTRLYESA, encoded by the coding sequence ATGCAACAGACATTTATGGCCTATCGCCGCGAAAATGGCCGCGTGGGCATCCGTAACCACGTTATCATTCTGCCCCTGGACGACCTCTCCAACGCCGCTTGCGAAGCGGTAGCCAACAACGTCAAGGGCACCCTGGCTCTTCCCCATGCTTATGGCCGCCTCCAGTTTGGCGAAGACCTTGACCTGCATTTCCGCACGCTGATCGGCGTGGGCTCCAACCCCAACGTTGCCGCCGTTATCGTTATCGGTATCGAACCCCAATGGACCAAGCGAGTGGTGGACGGTATCGCCAAGACCGGCAAGCCCGTTGAAGGCTTTGCCATCGAACAGCACGGCGACCTTGAAACCATTTGCAGCGCTTCCCGCAAGGCCAAGGAATTCATGCACTTCGCCACCGAATTGCAACGCACCGAATGCAAGGTGAACGAACTGTGGGTCTCCACCAAGTGCGGCGAATCCGACACCACCTCCGGTATTGCCGCCAACCCCACCGTTGGTAATGCTTTTGACAAACTGTGGGAAAAGGGCGCCACCACACTCTTTGGTGAAACCACTGAGATCACCGGCGGTGAGCATCTGGTTATGGAACGCTGCGCCAATGATGAAGTACGCGCCCAGTTCAAGGCCTTTTTTGACCGCTACGCCAAAGTTGTGGACGACCACAAAACAGACGACCTCAGCGACTCCCAGCCCACCAAGGGCAACATTGAAGGCGGCCTGACCACCATTGAGGAAAAAGCCCTGGGCAATGTGCAGAAGATTGGCCGCAAAGCTCCTGTTGTCGGCTGCCTCGACAAGGCTGAAATGCCCACCGGCCCCGGCCTGTGGTTCATGGATTCCTCGTCCGCCGCTGCTGAAATGGTTACGCTCTGCGCGGCCTCCGGTTTTGTGGTGCACTTTTTCCCCACGGGCCAGGGCAACATCATCGGCAATCCCATTCTGCCGGTGATCAAACTTTCGGCCAACCCCCGTACCGTGCGCACCATGAGCGAGCACATTGATGTTGACGTTTCCGGCATTCTGCGCCGCGAAATAAACCTCGATGCCGCTGGCGACAAGCTGCTTGAAATGATGTTCCGCACCTGCAACGGACGCAATACCTCCGCTGAAGTTCTGGGACACAGAGAGTTTATTATGACCCGTTTGTACGAAAGCGCTTAA
- a CDS encoding DnaA/Hda family protein → MLKNELRDILAQQKANDRGDWLESLTLHHEGDTLTVGFPHFYFAAWFNQQKRDLFEQALSCRFADKKLPQIVYEQPALGHAQTWSLPHMEQKTAGQNKQSFMVRTDPPAAPRIENDAFTAFIANAKNAFPLAAAKEIAERRADVAYNPFLLCGHSGTGKSHILRSMAATLAEGPAGSRVIIAAAARFCADNPAWVRRPEIFWQQCDVLLLDDIQDIAGQSAWQRKLVSCMDACPRSGGQDGKPGQMVFACTGQPQALKALDERLRSRLESGLVVELMEPDLDVRMRYLQAMSKERHMNLTREQLLFIAQRCSQFRLLQGLLLKVAAFCSVTGCELSQADLENIVRTGVADKTPGCLEILGVVSRAMNLRPEDVLGGNRRPDLVLARQVSMYICRRKLGLSYPELGRAFGGKDHSTVIYAIKKIKKILVSDKALQQLVTELELNAQ, encoded by the coding sequence ATGCTGAAAAACGAGTTACGGGACATACTGGCACAGCAAAAGGCCAACGACAGGGGAGACTGGCTGGAATCCCTTACCCTGCACCATGAAGGCGATACACTAACTGTCGGCTTTCCCCACTTTTATTTTGCCGCGTGGTTCAACCAGCAAAAGCGCGATCTTTTTGAACAGGCGCTTTCCTGCCGCTTTGCCGACAAAAAGCTTCCGCAAATAGTTTATGAACAGCCCGCCCTGGGCCACGCGCAGACATGGTCGCTCCCGCATATGGAGCAAAAAACTGCCGGTCAGAACAAACAAAGTTTTATGGTGCGCACGGATCCCCCCGCAGCGCCCAGAATTGAAAACGACGCATTCACAGCATTTATTGCCAATGCAAAAAATGCCTTTCCCCTGGCTGCCGCCAAGGAAATTGCAGAAAGACGCGCCGATGTGGCCTACAATCCCTTTCTGCTCTGTGGGCACAGCGGCACAGGCAAAAGCCATATTTTGCGATCCATGGCAGCCACTCTGGCAGAAGGGCCTGCAGGCAGCCGCGTTATTATTGCTGCGGCTGCGCGCTTTTGCGCAGACAATCCGGCATGGGTGCGCAGGCCGGAAATTTTCTGGCAGCAGTGCGATGTCCTGCTGCTGGACGATATTCAGGATATTGCTGGCCAGTCGGCCTGGCAACGCAAACTGGTATCCTGCATGGATGCCTGCCCACGCAGTGGCGGACAGGACGGCAAGCCAGGACAGATGGTCTTTGCCTGCACGGGTCAGCCGCAGGCTCTCAAGGCTCTGGACGAACGATTACGTTCACGCCTTGAAAGCGGGCTTGTGGTCGAACTCATGGAGCCTGATCTTGATGTGCGCATGCGCTACCTGCAGGCCATGAGCAAAGAGCGGCATATGAACCTCACGCGGGAACAACTGCTGTTCATTGCCCAGCGCTGTTCGCAGTTTCGTCTGTTGCAGGGGCTGCTGCTCAAGGTGGCGGCCTTTTGTTCCGTTACAGGATGCGAATTGTCGCAGGCAGACCTTGAAAACATTGTGCGTACGGGCGTGGCCGACAAGACGCCGGGCTGTCTGGAAATTCTTGGAGTTGTGTCCCGGGCCATGAACTTGCGGCCCGAGGATGTGCTTGGCGGCAACCGCCGGCCAGACCTCGTGCTGGCGCGGCAGGTTTCCATGTATATATGCAGGCGCAAGCTGGGTCTTTCCTACCCGGAACTTGGGCGGGCCTTTGGCGGAAAGGACCATAGCACTGTCATATATGCTATTAAAAAGATTAAAAAAATTCTAGTTAGTGACAAAGCGCTCCAACAACTAGTGACAGAACTGGAGCTCAACGCACAATAG
- a CDS encoding tripartite tricarboxylate transporter permease translates to MTEFIVPSLLNLIDPLNIFLMIVGLTGGIVIGALPGLSATMGVALMVPATFAMNPTSGLVMLGAIYVGAIYGGSNSAVLICTPGTPSSVATTFDGWPLTQHGEADKALYTSLLSSAFGGIVGVFFLLFLAGALARFALQFGGPENFWLCLFGLSTIAVMSPGNMGKGIVSGAIGLLISTIGIDPNAGVPRFTFGSYGLVQGVSVIPCMIGLFSFSQVLYLIGTDKTFVADYNPRKGTFGRTASYLARRCKKILLRSSLIGTWVGMLPGAGGEIASIIAYNESKRWAKDPSIYGKGSIEGVAASESANNAVIGGSLIPMLTLGIPGSAVAAVILGALMAHGIQPGFKIFSATGELAYTFIFSQFAVNLLMIPIGFVLCRCMAKLLTLRLTFVAIGIVVLSYIGAYAISNSIIDIWVVMVFGFVGFFGGKLGMDTGAMALGVILGPMIEENLGKCLDLAHSVPGGLPAIMLNSTISKVLVLALALSLATPYLLHLKKLRMQENEAKCRCQDERPENANV, encoded by the coding sequence ATGACCGAGTTTATCGTTCCATCGCTTCTGAACCTCATTGATCCCCTGAATATCTTCCTTATGATTGTCGGCCTCACAGGCGGCATAGTCATTGGCGCCCTGCCGGGCCTTTCGGCCACCATGGGTGTTGCCCTGATGGTTCCTGCTACCTTTGCCATGAATCCTACCTCAGGCCTTGTCATGCTCGGCGCCATTTACGTAGGCGCCATTTACGGCGGTTCCAACTCGGCGGTGCTTATCTGCACGCCAGGTACGCCGTCTTCTGTTGCCACAACTTTTGACGGCTGGCCGCTTACGCAACACGGCGAAGCGGACAAGGCCCTGTACACCTCGCTGCTATCCTCTGCCTTTGGCGGCATTGTGGGTGTGTTCTTTCTTTTGTTCCTTGCTGGCGCTCTGGCGCGATTCGCCCTGCAATTCGGCGGGCCGGAAAATTTCTGGCTGTGTCTTTTTGGTTTGAGCACCATCGCCGTCATGAGCCCCGGGAATATGGGCAAGGGTATTGTTTCTGGCGCTATAGGGCTGCTTATCTCCACCATTGGCATTGATCCCAATGCTGGCGTACCCAGGTTCACTTTTGGTTCTTACGGCCTTGTTCAGGGTGTTTCCGTCATTCCGTGCATGATTGGTCTGTTCTCGTTCTCGCAAGTCCTTTACCTGATTGGTACGGATAAAACATTTGTGGCTGACTACAATCCTCGCAAGGGCACGTTTGGAAGAACAGCCTCATACCTCGCCCGCCGATGCAAAAAAATTCTGTTGCGCTCGTCGCTTATTGGCACGTGGGTGGGCATGCTGCCCGGTGCAGGCGGGGAAATTGCCTCCATCATTGCCTACAATGAAAGCAAACGCTGGGCCAAAGATCCTTCCATTTACGGCAAGGGAAGCATCGAGGGTGTTGCCGCGTCTGAAAGCGCCAACAACGCGGTCATCGGCGGTTCTCTTATCCCCATGCTGACCTTGGGGATTCCCGGCAGCGCAGTTGCGGCCGTGATCCTTGGGGCACTTATGGCGCATGGCATCCAGCCCGGATTCAAAATTTTTTCTGCCACAGGCGAACTGGCATACACATTCATCTTTTCTCAGTTTGCCGTAAATCTGCTCATGATTCCCATTGGCTTTGTTCTGTGCCGCTGCATGGCAAAACTGCTGACGCTGAGGCTGACCTTTGTGGCCATTGGTATTGTGGTTCTGTCATATATTGGTGCGTATGCCATTTCCAACAGCATAATCGACATATGGGTTGTCATGGTGTTCGGTTTTGTGGGCTTTTTTGGCGGCAAGCTTGGCATGGACACCGGGGCAATGGCCCTGGGCGTTATCCTGGGGCCCATGATTGAAGAAAACCTTGGCAAGTGTCTTGATCTTGCCCACTCCGTGCCGGGCGGGCTCCCTGCCATCATGCTCAACAGCACCATCAGCAAGGTGCTTGTGCTTGCGTTGGCGCTTTCTTTGGCCACCCCGTATCTGCTGCATCTGAAAAAACTGCGTATGCAGGAAAATGAAGCAAAATGTCGCTGTCAGGATGAACGCCCGGAGAACGCCAATGTGTAA
- a CDS encoding M23 family metallopeptidase produces the protein MKIRWILVAALFMLFAGLFAWEKGWLPFDPLQADSPIASGQSSTDQTTSADGGEDSANASKAQGAEAASQANIEEGDGKTGADLAQSAAPDAANPDEESAAPGEEVVKGTVEKGDTVIKILAGADSQAVQDYISAARRVFSMRAFRDGQPYVVVTDATTGKVKRFEYEIDSRRRLVVEGMEQPVARVEAIEYVTLLTTMSATIDDNLFQAVADAGESPQMALKLAELFGSEINFIRDLQEGDSFSVLVEKRYREGEYKGYGRILAAHFTNKGKTFEAYLFREGNKAASYYNSKGENVRKSLLQAPLAFTRVTSRFTKNRLHPILGYTRPHEGVDYAAPTGTPVKAVGEGVVTQRGWAGGYGNQVIVRHGGGLESLYAHLSGYARGLQSGQKVRQGQVIGFVGMTGLATGPHLDFRLRQNGKFVNPAKAINPRGEPVSKSAMSAFEKVMAVELAALKGEKTFPEYTVDSIVVDKVDLPQPEKSSEPEHKAEKRKKKHRN, from the coding sequence ATGAAGATTCGCTGGATACTGGTCGCGGCCCTGTTTATGCTTTTTGCAGGTTTATTTGCCTGGGAAAAGGGTTGGCTCCCGTTTGATCCGTTGCAAGCTGACTCCCCCATAGCGAGTGGGCAGTCTTCTACTGACCAGACAACGTCTGCTGACGGCGGGGAGGATTCAGCCAATGCTTCCAAAGCCCAGGGGGCAGAAGCCGCCTCTCAGGCAAATATTGAGGAAGGTGACGGAAAAACCGGAGCAGACCTGGCGCAATCCGCTGCGCCGGACGCTGCAAATCCAGATGAAGAATCTGCCGCCCCTGGCGAAGAAGTGGTCAAGGGCACGGTTGAGAAAGGTGATACTGTCATCAAGATTCTTGCCGGGGCAGACAGTCAGGCCGTGCAGGATTATATAAGCGCTGCGCGCCGTGTGTTTTCCATGCGGGCTTTTCGCGATGGTCAGCCCTATGTGGTTGTGACCGATGCCACCACTGGCAAGGTAAAACGTTTTGAATATGAAATAGACAGCCGCCGTCGTTTGGTGGTGGAGGGCATGGAACAGCCCGTGGCCCGGGTGGAGGCCATTGAATATGTCACTCTGCTCACCACCATGAGTGCCACCATTGACGACAATCTTTTTCAGGCAGTGGCCGATGCCGGGGAAAGCCCGCAAATGGCCCTTAAGCTGGCAGAGCTTTTTGGTTCGGAAATCAACTTTATCCGTGACCTGCAAGAAGGCGATTCTTTCTCGGTGCTGGTTGAAAAGCGCTATCGCGAGGGCGAATACAAGGGTTATGGTCGTATTCTGGCCGCGCATTTCACCAACAAGGGTAAAACCTTTGAGGCCTACCTGTTCCGCGAAGGCAACAAGGCCGCCAGCTATTATAACAGCAAGGGCGAAAACGTCCGCAAATCACTGCTTCAGGCCCCCCTGGCGTTCACGCGCGTGACCTCGCGCTTTACAAAAAATCGGCTCCACCCCATATTGGGGTATACCAGACCACATGAAGGTGTGGACTATGCCGCCCCCACGGGTACGCCTGTAAAGGCCGTTGGTGAAGGTGTGGTTACGCAGCGTGGCTGGGCTGGCGGCTACGGCAATCAGGTTATTGTGCGTCATGGCGGCGGGTTGGAGTCTTTGTACGCGCATTTATCCGGTTATGCCCGGGGTCTGCAAAGCGGGCAGAAGGTGCGTCAGGGACAGGTTATCGGTTTTGTGGGCATGACGGGCCTTGCCACGGGGCCGCATCTTGATTTCAGGCTGCGGCAGAATGGCAAATTCGTAAATCCCGCCAAAGCCATCAACCCCAGAGGTGAACCGGTCAGCAAGAGCGCCATGAGCGCCTTTGAAAAAGTTATGGCAGTGGAACTGGCCGCGCTTAAGGGAGAAAAAACCTTTCCTGAATATACTGTGGACAGTATTGTGGTCGACAAGGTGGATCTGCCGCAGCCCGAAAAGTCATCCGAGCCGGAACACAAGGCCGAAAAGCGCAAAAAGAAGCATAGAAACTAG
- a CDS encoding tripartite tricarboxylate transporter TctB family protein, whose protein sequence is MCKSNQDILCGLCFLAISAAFAVQMHDLEDVTRVFPEALLTVIALGGVWFVGKGIYLKRRDNSSCETESVAWKKVAIIAAIALVYAVLLSVLGFFVSTAAFIFCTSMILGDKNKGIWHLAKVSTLYSLVFCILIWLSFVKLLNVPTPTGLFF, encoded by the coding sequence ATGTGTAAAAGTAATCAAGATATCCTGTGCGGACTGTGCTTTCTGGCAATCAGCGCCGCTTTTGCCGTGCAGATGCATGATCTGGAAGATGTGACGCGCGTCTTTCCTGAGGCACTTCTTACAGTGATCGCGCTTGGCGGGGTGTGGTTTGTCGGTAAGGGGATCTACCTGAAGCGGCGTGACAATTCTTCTTGTGAAACAGAATCCGTTGCCTGGAAAAAGGTAGCAATAATTGCGGCAATAGCCTTGGTTTACGCTGTGTTGTTGTCAGTACTTGGTTTTTTTGTCAGCACGGCTGCCTTTATTTTTTGCACATCCATGATTCTGGGAGATAAAAACAAAGGTATTTGGCATCTGGCCAAGGTCAGCACGCTGTATTCCCTGGTCTTTTGCATCCTGATCTGGCTCAGTTTTGTGAAGTTGCTCAATGTACCAACGCCAACAGGCCTGTTTTTTTAG
- a CDS encoding dimethylmenaquinone methyltransferase: MRYAINCQIDRLSSEIVGQYADLAVADICDALGRNAALPSALKPFSNSRILGSAYTVNLPASENLLLYYAVANARPGDVLVVSCAGYTERAVAGEIVAALGKARGLAGFVIDGAVRDAEALRQTDFPVYARAVSPNGPYKDACGEINVPVSMGNVVIQPGDLIVADADGIVSIRRQEAASAAEQARKITETGLRKLQSIEKHGSMDMAWLYDKLAKSCCDIRN; encoded by the coding sequence ATGCGTTACGCCATCAACTGTCAGATAGACCGCCTTTCGTCCGAGATTGTGGGTCAGTACGCTGATCTTGCTGTAGCGGACATCTGCGACGCTCTGGGCCGCAATGCCGCCCTGCCGTCAGCGCTCAAGCCCTTTAGCAACAGCCGCATTCTGGGTAGCGCCTATACCGTCAATCTGCCCGCGAGCGAAAATCTGCTGCTCTACTATGCCGTAGCCAACGCCCGGCCCGGCGACGTGCTGGTGGTGTCCTGCGCGGGCTATACGGAAAGAGCCGTTGCCGGCGAAATAGTGGCGGCTCTGGGTAAGGCGCGCGGTCTGGCAGGCTTTGTCATCGACGGCGCTGTGCGCGACGCCGAAGCCCTGCGACAGACGGATTTTCCCGTCTATGCGCGGGCGGTGTCGCCCAACGGGCCATACAAAGACGCCTGCGGCGAAATCAACGTACCTGTCAGTATGGGCAACGTTGTTATTCAGCCCGGCGATCTGATTGTGGCGGATGCGGACGGCATTGTGTCCATCCGGCGGCAGGAGGCAGCTTCTGCGGCGGAACAGGCCCGCAAAATTACGGAAACTGGTCTAAGAAAGCTGCAATCCATTGAAAAACACGGTTCAATGGACATGGCATGGCTTTATGACAAACTCGCCAAAAGCTGCTGTGACATCCGCAACTAG
- a CDS encoding mandelate racemase/muconate lactonizing enzyme family protein, which yields MKITDVQAIPLRIPQKIKASKSEKCFNTESDGHVLVKIHTDEGITGIGEAWRLTPCAVAKFIVEALKPRLMGADPTCIDALWQKMYIATFRYGRKGMVLNAISGVEIALWDILGKMSGLPVYKLLGGAHHSSIRGYASLPPYPTPEEAAEDAAAQAGDGYHMVKLHQRDVASVAATRKAIGDNVELALDVNGCWSRREAVTMAQRMEEYSLRWLEEPVSPMDDYDGLSFIRERSNISIAAGENEYTHYGFKTLIEKNAVDILQPDVIKAGGLSCCRKILGMAEAWNIPLITHSFYYGAGVAATAHFVMSNPFGNEMEICTTPIEENFISPDFRPVHGKITVSDAPGLGIDVNEDVVKHYRIDI from the coding sequence ATGAAAATTACTGATGTGCAGGCCATACCTTTGCGCATTCCGCAAAAAATTAAGGCTTCAAAATCTGAAAAGTGTTTCAATACTGAAAGTGACGGCCATGTACTGGTAAAGATTCATACAGATGAGGGGATTACCGGAATTGGTGAAGCCTGGAGGCTCACGCCATGCGCTGTTGCAAAATTCATTGTTGAAGCTCTCAAACCCCGGTTGATGGGGGCTGACCCCACATGCATCGATGCCTTGTGGCAAAAGATGTACATCGCCACCTTCCGATACGGGCGCAAGGGGATGGTACTGAACGCCATCAGCGGCGTGGAAATCGCCCTGTGGGACATTCTGGGAAAAATGAGCGGACTCCCGGTCTACAAACTGCTCGGGGGCGCGCACCACAGTTCCATTCGTGGATACGCCAGCCTCCCCCCATACCCAACGCCGGAAGAAGCAGCAGAAGACGCCGCGGCCCAGGCCGGAGACGGCTATCATATGGTCAAATTGCACCAGCGGGATGTGGCATCTGTGGCAGCAACGCGAAAAGCCATTGGTGACAACGTTGAACTTGCGCTGGATGTTAACGGCTGCTGGAGCAGACGGGAAGCGGTGACCATGGCGCAACGCATGGAAGAATACTCACTCCGCTGGCTTGAAGAGCCCGTCAGCCCCATGGATGATTATGACGGTCTGAGCTTCATACGCGAACGCAGCAACATCAGCATTGCCGCAGGCGAAAATGAATACACCCACTATGGATTCAAAACCCTGATTGAAAAAAACGCCGTTGATATTTTACAGCCCGACGTTATCAAGGCTGGAGGATTGTCCTGCTGCCGCAAAATTCTGGGCATGGCAGAAGCCTGGAATATCCCCCTGATAACACACTCGTTCTATTACGGCGCAGGTGTGGCGGCCACAGCTCATTTTGTGATGTCAAATCCCTTTGGCAACGAAATGGAAATCTGCACCACCCCCATTGAAGAGAACTTCATCAGCCCGGATTTTCGACCTGTCCACGGCAAAATAACTGTTTCTGACGCACCTGGTCTGGGCATAGACGTGAATGAGGACGTTGTTAAGCATTACCGTATAGACATTTGA
- a CDS encoding sigma-54 dependent transcriptional regulator — protein MSSRRLLFLTPAQAVTAVFPALRNAGYELGIAENLKGASVFIKKSGPDVIFSRPSLPGFRVEDLLAVGAEDPNFPPVIVITDKGNPEEAERLMGLGAQDYWLEPLDVDRVAAVAGQKRKSVPVPAVSTLGGHKARHEGSGPRIVGDHPAIARVLQLARQVAGSRATVLITGESGTGKEMFARYLHAMSKRAEQPFVAVNCAALPEHLLESELFGHEKGAFTGAIARKPGKFELADGGTLLLDEISEMDMALQAKLLRVLQEGEIDRVGGTETIKVDVRVLATTNRDLEGWVKEGKFRQDLYFRLNVIPLRLPSLRERGDDVLELARFFIGMYTREYQLPAAPLSESAITWLQQYDFPGNVRELQNLMERAVLLANGRPVEPCHFLLENEDWPLFEEEAPQSAALVEEAHANALAASAVVQDVDAPRSGEYAPAPGVSAGDNRIQGAVIPLHEMERIMILKGLEVTSGNRTQAADLLGISVRTLRNKLNEYRAAGHPID, from the coding sequence ATGTCATCGCGCCGTCTTCTTTTTCTTACTCCCGCTCAGGCAGTCACTGCCGTCTTTCCTGCGTTGCGAAATGCGGGCTATGAGCTTGGCATTGCAGAAAATCTCAAGGGCGCTTCCGTTTTTATAAAAAAGTCCGGGCCGGACGTGATTTTTTCACGCCCTTCATTGCCGGGCTTTCGTGTGGAAGATCTGCTTGCCGTTGGCGCGGAAGATCCCAATTTTCCTCCTGTCATCGTGATTACGGACAAAGGCAACCCTGAAGAGGCCGAAAGGCTCATGGGGCTGGGCGCGCAAGATTACTGGCTTGAACCGCTGGATGTGGACCGCGTCGCCGCTGTGGCAGGCCAGAAGCGCAAGTCTGTCCCGGTTCCGGCAGTGTCCACCCTTGGCGGGCACAAGGCCCGTCACGAAGGCTCCGGGCCGCGCATTGTGGGTGATCACCCCGCCATTGCCCGGGTGCTGCAACTGGCCCGTCAGGTGGCCGGATCGCGCGCTACAGTGCTGATTACCGGCGAATCGGGTACTGGTAAGGAAATGTTTGCCCGCTATCTGCATGCCATGAGCAAGCGAGCGGAGCAGCCCTTTGTGGCTGTGAACTGCGCCGCCCTGCCGGAACACCTGCTTGAGAGCGAGCTTTTTGGGCACGAGAAAGGTGCATTCACTGGTGCCATTGCCCGTAAGCCTGGTAAGTTTGAGCTTGCCGATGGCGGCACCCTCCTGCTTGATGAAATTTCTGAAATGGATATGGCCCTGCAGGCAAAGCTCCTCCGTGTGCTTCAGGAGGGCGAGATCGACCGCGTGGGCGGCACCGAGACCATCAAGGTTGATGTGCGCGTGCTTGCCACAACCAACCGCGATCTTGAAGGCTGGGTAAAAGAGGGCAAGTTCCGTCAGGACCTGTATTTTCGGCTGAACGTTATTCCCCTGCGTCTGCCTTCGCTGCGCGAACGCGGGGATGACGTGCTGGAACTGGCCAGATTTTTTATAGGCATGTATACGCGTGAATATCAGTTGCCTGCCGCTCCCCTTTCTGAAAGCGCCATTACATGGTTGCAGCAGTATGACTTTCCCGGCAATGTGCGCGAACTGCAAAACCTGATGGAACGCGCAGTGCTGCTGGCTAACGGCAGGCCTGTTGAGCCCTGCCATTTTCTGCTTGAGAATGAAGACTGGCCGCTGTTTGAAGAAGAAGCTCCCCAGTCGGCTGCACTGGTGGAAGAAGCCCATGCCAACGCGCTGGCAGCTTCTGCGGTTGTTCAGGACGTTGATGCGCCCCGCTCCGGCGAGTACGCCCCGGCACCGGGCGTATCGGCAGGAGACAACCGTATCCAGGGCGCAGTGATTCCTCTGCATGAGATGGAGCGCATCATGATTCTCAAGGGACTGGAGGTAACCTCTGGCAACCGTACACAGGCAGCTGATCTGTTGGGTATTTCAGTGCGCACGCTGCGCAACAAGTTGAACGAGTACCGAGCAGCCGGGCACCCCATCGACTGA